In Acidaminococcus fermentans DSM 20731, one genomic interval encodes:
- a CDS encoding electron transfer flavoprotein subunit alpha/FixB family protein, protein MANTKGLKTGNEKDLWVYVEHYKGEPVHVVYELLGECRKLADKCNQKLAAVLITDDAKDVPSKLIARGADLVYVCQDPAFKYYSTDEYTNAFCEMIDEYQPSSVFIGATNDGRDLGPRIAARVNTGLCADCTILDAEEDGLIEWTRPAAGGNIMATILCKEHRPQMGTVRPKTFKAMEPDASRTGEVINYTLKNHVDDRVTCIRREEVVSEGEMAIDDAPFVCSGGRGMKAKENFSLLYDLAHALGGAVGGSRAAVDEGFIEHPRQVGQSGKTVTPKIYFACGISGSVQHKAGMSKSDTIVCINKDPDAPMFEISKYGIVGDALKILPLLTAKIKAFKES, encoded by the coding sequence ATGGCTAACACGAAAGGTTTAAAGACCGGTAACGAAAAAGATTTATGGGTCTATGTTGAACATTACAAAGGCGAACCTGTTCACGTTGTATACGAATTGCTGGGCGAATGCCGGAAACTGGCTGACAAATGCAACCAGAAACTGGCCGCTGTCCTGATCACCGACGATGCCAAAGACGTTCCGTCCAAACTGATTGCCCGGGGCGCTGATCTGGTTTACGTCTGCCAGGATCCTGCTTTCAAATACTATTCCACTGACGAATACACCAATGCTTTCTGTGAAATGATCGATGAATATCAGCCTTCTTCCGTATTCATCGGCGCCACCAACGACGGCCGTGACCTGGGGCCCCGTATCGCTGCCCGGGTGAACACCGGTCTGTGCGCAGACTGCACCATCCTGGACGCTGAAGAAGACGGCCTGATCGAATGGACCCGTCCTGCTGCCGGTGGTAACATCATGGCTACCATCCTGTGCAAAGAACATCGTCCGCAGATGGGTACCGTTCGTCCCAAGACCTTCAAGGCCATGGAACCGGATGCTTCCCGTACCGGCGAAGTGATCAACTACACCCTGAAGAACCATGTGGATGACCGGGTAACCTGCATCCGCAGAGAAGAAGTGGTCAGCGAAGGCGAAATGGCCATCGACGATGCACCGTTCGTCTGCTCCGGCGGCCGCGGCATGAAAGCCAAAGAAAACTTCTCCCTGCTGTATGACCTGGCCCATGCTCTGGGCGGTGCCGTAGGCGGCAGCCGTGCAGCTGTGGATGAAGGGTTCATCGAACATCCCCGGCAAGTTGGTCAGTCCGGTAAAACCGTTACCCCGAAGATCTACTTCGCCTGCGGTATTTCCGGTTCTGTACAGCACAAAGCCGGCATGAGCAAATCCGATACCATTGTCTGCATCAACAAGGATCCGGACGCTCCTATGTTCGAAATCTCCAAATATGGTATCGTTGGCGATGCTCTGAAGATCCTGCCTCTGCTGACTGCAAAGATCAAGGCCTTCAAAGAATCCTAA
- a CDS encoding acyltransferase: MKQRNLVFDNLRGICMLGVIAIHVGSMAVSDAVASPFLVLITNILSRYSVPAFFFISGYGLFYSKPLEEPLHYGSFLKKRMKSIGRPYLLASLFYLCYYALLNRDPNVLDPSNILFSLFFGTAQYHIYFLVILIWFYLLFPLWRSLMGAMEKIGLKVALPLLFVAQVLLFEGNFHFWTYPDWIASSPALLNLCNYRLNYFPFFYLFIFMLGGVIARHYEGFKKLITRHKALLMAFFAASAGFNTWLFYRWTFKWQMPYENTVNYLQQLSLPGLVYTIASVLFFSMVIQSGRYPLKGALKEMSGRSFPIYLIHPIFIDQLEYVLNRTAGIQQVPMEAFYIAVLLLSWGCAELWHRFRASKA, from the coding sequence GTGAAACAGCGCAACCTTGTATTCGACAACCTCCGGGGCATCTGCATGCTGGGGGTCATTGCCATCCATGTGGGAAGCATGGCGGTAAGCGACGCCGTGGCTTCTCCCTTCCTGGTGCTCATTACCAACATCCTGAGCCGCTACAGTGTGCCGGCCTTCTTTTTCATTTCCGGCTACGGGCTTTTTTACAGTAAGCCCCTGGAAGAACCTCTCCATTATGGAAGCTTCCTGAAAAAGCGGATGAAGAGCATCGGCCGTCCGTATCTGCTGGCTTCTCTGTTCTATCTGTGCTACTATGCCCTGCTGAACCGGGACCCCAATGTGCTGGATCCGTCCAACATCCTGTTTTCCCTGTTCTTCGGCACCGCCCAGTACCACATTTACTTCCTGGTGATCCTGATCTGGTTCTACCTGCTGTTCCCCCTGTGGCGGAGCCTGATGGGAGCCATGGAAAAAATCGGGCTGAAAGTGGCCCTGCCCCTGCTGTTCGTGGCCCAGGTGCTGCTGTTTGAAGGAAATTTCCATTTCTGGACCTATCCGGACTGGATTGCTTCCAGCCCGGCTTTGCTGAACCTGTGCAATTACCGGCTGAACTATTTCCCCTTCTTCTACCTGTTCATCTTCATGCTGGGCGGGGTGATTGCCCGACATTATGAAGGATTCAAAAAGCTGATTACCCGGCACAAGGCCCTGCTGATGGCGTTCTTTGCCGCCAGTGCCGGATTCAACACCTGGCTTTTTTATCGGTGGACCTTCAAATGGCAGATGCCCTACGAAAATACCGTGAACTACCTGCAGCAGCTGAGCCTGCCGGGGCTGGTGTATACCATCGCTTCGGTACTGTTCTTCAGTATGGTGATCCAGAGCGGCAGATATCCCCTGAAAGGGGCCTTAAAAGAAATGAGTGGCCGCTCCTTTCCCATCTACCTGATCCACCCCATATTCATCGACCAGCTGGAATATGTGCTGAACCGGACAGCAGGGATACAGCAAGTACCTATGGAAGCGTTCTATATAGCCGTACTCCTGCTGTCATGGGGATGTGCGGAACTCTGGCACCGGTTCAGGGCATCAAAAGCATAA
- a CDS encoding cell division protein SepF encodes MFASFKSDKTRNTQKGQQENHGLTLLDTPNLDLCLRTPASLEEIVDYGKLILEGKGLLMCLNDLPDPDKIRAQDYLAGVAYTIGATETEVSPEVTMYLPGEVNTIRG; translated from the coding sequence ATGTTTGCCAGTTTCAAATCGGATAAGACCCGGAATACCCAGAAGGGGCAGCAGGAAAATCACGGACTGACGCTTCTGGACACGCCCAACCTGGATCTGTGCCTGCGGACGCCGGCCAGCCTGGAGGAAATCGTGGACTACGGAAAGCTGATCCTGGAAGGCAAGGGTCTGCTCATGTGTCTCAATGACCTGCCCGATCCGGACAAGATCCGGGCCCAGGATTACCTGGCCGGTGTGGCCTACACCATCGGCGCCACAGAAACCGAAGTGTCCCCGGAAGTCACCATGTACCTGCCGGGAGAAGTGAATACGATCAGAGGATAA
- the pyk gene encoding pyruvate kinase, giving the protein MKKTKIICTLGPSTDKKELLVDMIRSGMDLARFNFSHGSHSECEARLNLLKEAEKEAGRLVGYVADTKGPEMRLGLFKGDKTTLVPGHEFILTTEDVEGTAEKAHVNYAGLPEEVKRGDTILLNDGKLSLEVQSTTDKEIHTIVVNGGEISSRKRVAVPGAFLKLPFLSDADISDITFAAQHGMTYVAASFVRNAHDAMEIRRLLEKLGSPMGIIAKIENQEGVDNIDDILQVVDGVMVARGDLGVEIPMEDVPIVQKEIIAKCNALGKPVVTATQMLESMITNYRATRAEANDIANSIFDGTDAIMLSGETASGAYPLEAVQTMARIAKRTEDAIDYVTVFKHKGIGAQVQMTDAISHATVQIAQELEANAIMSITESGYTARLVAKYRPKAHVLGVSPKEESLRRMSLYWGVTPLKGENKASTDALIEASLKNALDAGLIKKGDSLVVTAGMNVGKVGSTNLIQVVNVGQKIVSGQGIGKKAASGIVLRVEKKADLEQFKPGMILAVAALENEMGTCAAQSGGIIAEEGGFTSPAAIIGINYGIPVIVGAKGAMEALETGDLVTLDVTTGSVYAGKINVK; this is encoded by the coding sequence ATGAAGAAAACAAAAATCATCTGCACCCTGGGGCCGTCCACGGACAAAAAAGAACTGCTGGTGGATATGATCCGCTCCGGGATGGATCTGGCCCGGTTCAACTTCTCCCATGGCTCCCACAGCGAATGTGAAGCCCGGCTGAACCTGCTGAAGGAAGCGGAAAAGGAAGCAGGGCGCCTGGTGGGCTATGTGGCCGATACCAAAGGCCCGGAAATGCGTCTGGGGCTGTTCAAAGGGGACAAGACCACCCTGGTGCCCGGCCATGAATTCATCCTCACCACGGAGGATGTGGAAGGGACGGCGGAAAAGGCCCATGTGAACTACGCCGGTCTGCCGGAAGAAGTGAAGCGGGGGGACACCATCCTGCTCAACGACGGAAAACTGTCCCTGGAAGTCCAGTCCACCACGGACAAGGAAATCCATACCATCGTGGTGAACGGCGGGGAAATCTCCTCCCGGAAACGGGTGGCAGTGCCCGGGGCTTTCCTGAAATTGCCCTTCCTGTCCGATGCGGATATTTCCGATATTACCTTTGCCGCCCAGCACGGCATGACCTACGTGGCCGCCTCCTTTGTGCGGAATGCCCATGACGCCATGGAAATCCGCCGTCTCCTGGAAAAACTGGGGTCCCCCATGGGGATCATCGCCAAGATCGAAAACCAGGAAGGGGTGGACAACATCGATGACATCCTCCAGGTGGTGGACGGGGTCATGGTGGCTCGTGGGGACCTGGGGGTGGAAATTCCCATGGAAGACGTGCCCATTGTCCAGAAGGAAATCATCGCCAAATGCAACGCCCTGGGCAAGCCGGTGGTCACCGCCACCCAGATGCTGGAAAGCATGATCACCAATTACCGGGCCACCCGGGCGGAAGCCAACGATATCGCCAACTCCATCTTTGACGGCACCGACGCCATTATGCTCAGCGGAGAAACCGCATCCGGGGCCTATCCCCTGGAAGCCGTCCAGACCATGGCCCGGATCGCCAAACGGACAGAAGACGCCATCGACTATGTCACTGTGTTCAAACACAAGGGCATCGGGGCCCAGGTCCAGATGACCGATGCCATCAGCCATGCCACCGTGCAGATCGCCCAGGAACTGGAAGCCAACGCCATCATGTCCATTACCGAAAGCGGCTACACCGCCCGTCTGGTGGCCAAATACCGTCCCAAAGCCCATGTGCTGGGGGTTTCTCCCAAAGAGGAAAGCCTGCGGCGGATGAGCTTGTACTGGGGCGTGACACCGCTCAAAGGGGAAAACAAGGCCAGCACCGATGCGCTGATCGAAGCCTCCCTGAAAAATGCCCTGGACGCAGGGCTGATTAAAAAAGGCGATTCCCTGGTGGTCACCGCCGGCATGAACGTGGGAAAGGTGGGCAGCACCAACCTGATCCAGGTGGTCAATGTGGGCCAGAAAATCGTGTCCGGCCAGGGCATCGGGAAGAAAGCCGCCAGCGGCATCGTCCTGCGGGTGGAAAAGAAAGCGGATCTGGAGCAGTTCAAGCCCGGGATGATCCTGGCCGTGGCGGCCCTGGAAAATGAAATGGGGACCTGCGCCGCCCAGTCTGGCGGCATCATCGCCGAAGAAGGAGGCTTCACCTCTCCCGCCGCCATCATTGGCATCAACTACGGCATCCCGGTGATCGTAGGAGCCAAAGGAGCCATGGAAGCCCTGGAAACCGGCGACCTGGTAACCCTGGACGTAACCACGGGGAGCGTGTATGCAGGGAAGATCAATGTGAAATAA
- the typA gene encoding translational GTPase TypA — MIRNDLRNIAIIAHVDHGKTTLVDAMLKQSGVFRANQQVQERVMDSNDQERERGITILAKNTSVMHDGCKINILDTPGHADFGGEVERVLNMVDGVLLLVDAYEGPMPQTKYVLRKALEHHLKPVVVINKIDRPDQRVEEVVDEVLDLFIELNANDDQLDFPVVYASAKKGVAKLSMDDESDNLEPLFRTIIDSIPAPDVDVDAPLQMLVNTLDHDDYVGRIVVGRVVRGTIKNGQNVCLMHDDKRTNQKIGRLYTYEGLKRVEVPEAKAGDIIALIGLSTAEIGDTIADVDNPEQLQGIKVDEPTLSMTFSVNDSPFAGQEGDFITSRHLRDRLYKEVETNVSMKVEDTESADTFKVSGRGELHLSVLIEAMRREGFELQVGKPTVIMRRDENGKLLEPMEALTIEVPQDFMGAVMEGLGIRKAELQNMTEVAGYLRMDFLIPARGLIGFRNQFLTDTKGNGIMNHVFAGWGAYKGDIPGRTRGSLVAFEAGTTTAYGIDKCQARGTMYVNPGEEVYEGEIVGENSREDDMDVNPCKKKHVSNMRAAGSDDAVRLVPPQTFSLEGALEHINDDETVEVTPKSIRMRKKILSRMERARTRARNARA; from the coding sequence ATGATTAGAAACGATTTGCGTAACATTGCCATCATCGCTCACGTCGACCACGGTAAGACTACCCTGGTGGACGCCATGCTGAAACAGAGCGGTGTATTCCGTGCCAACCAGCAGGTGCAGGAACGGGTCATGGACTCCAACGATCAGGAAAGAGAACGTGGAATCACCATCCTGGCCAAGAACACTTCCGTTATGCATGATGGCTGCAAAATCAACATCCTGGATACTCCGGGCCACGCCGATTTCGGCGGCGAAGTGGAACGGGTGCTGAACATGGTGGACGGCGTTCTGCTGCTGGTAGACGCTTATGAAGGCCCCATGCCCCAGACCAAATACGTGCTGCGGAAAGCACTGGAACATCACCTGAAACCGGTGGTGGTCATCAACAAGATCGACCGTCCGGATCAGCGGGTGGAAGAAGTGGTGGATGAAGTCCTGGATCTGTTCATCGAACTGAACGCCAACGACGACCAGCTGGACTTCCCGGTGGTTTATGCCTCCGCCAAGAAGGGTGTTGCCAAGCTGTCCATGGACGACGAAAGCGACAACCTGGAACCCCTGTTCCGCACCATTATCGACAGCATTCCCGCTCCTGATGTGGACGTGGACGCTCCCCTGCAGATGCTGGTGAACACCCTGGACCACGATGACTATGTGGGCCGGATCGTGGTGGGCCGTGTGGTCCGCGGCACCATCAAAAACGGACAGAACGTGTGCCTGATGCACGATGACAAGCGCACCAACCAGAAGATCGGCCGTCTGTACACCTACGAAGGGCTGAAGCGGGTGGAAGTGCCTGAAGCCAAAGCCGGGGACATCATCGCCCTGATCGGTCTGAGCACTGCGGAAATCGGGGATACCATTGCCGATGTGGACAATCCGGAACAGCTCCAGGGCATCAAGGTGGACGAACCCACCCTGTCCATGACCTTCTCCGTCAACGACAGTCCTTTTGCCGGCCAGGAAGGGGACTTCATCACCAGCCGTCATCTCCGTGATCGTCTGTACAAAGAAGTGGAAACCAACGTTTCCATGAAGGTGGAAGATACGGAAAGCGCCGATACCTTCAAGGTGTCCGGCCGTGGGGAACTGCACCTGTCCGTGCTCATCGAAGCCATGCGCCGGGAAGGGTTCGAACTGCAGGTGGGCAAACCTACCGTTATCATGCGCCGGGACGAAAACGGCAAGCTGCTGGAACCCATGGAAGCCCTGACCATCGAAGTGCCTCAGGACTTTATGGGCGCTGTCATGGAAGGACTGGGGATCCGGAAAGCTGAACTCCAGAACATGACGGAAGTGGCCGGCTACCTGCGCATGGACTTCCTGATCCCTGCCCGGGGCCTGATCGGTTTCCGGAACCAGTTCCTCACCGATACCAAGGGCAACGGCATCATGAACCACGTGTTCGCCGGCTGGGGTGCCTACAAGGGCGATATCCCGGGCCGTACCCGGGGCAGCCTGGTGGCTTTTGAAGCCGGTACCACCACGGCCTACGGCATTGATAAATGCCAGGCCAGAGGCACCATGTACGTGAACCCCGGTGAAGAAGTGTACGAAGGGGAAATCGTCGGCGAAAACAGCCGGGAAGACGATATGGACGTGAACCCCTGCAAGAAGAAACACGTATCCAACATGCGTGCTGCCGGGAGCGATGACGCCGTCCGTCTGGTTCCGCCCCAGACCTTCTCTCTGGAAGGGGCCCTGGAACACATCAACGACGACGAAACCGTGGAAGTTACCCCCAAGAGCATCCGCATGAGAAAGAAAATCCTGTCCCGTATGGAACGTGCGCGCACCAGAGCACGGAACGCACGGGCGTAA
- a CDS encoding DNA polymerase III subunit alpha, which produces MNQFVHLHTHTQYSLLDGSCRIPELVQYAKELGMPALAITDHGVMYGVIEFYQECEKAGIKPIIGCEVYITSGSHLDKSLETRSKLYHLILLAENRTGYQNLMKLVSIGEVEGFYYKPRIDKDVLRRYSEGLICLSACIAGEVPRHILRGELETAEKTMLEYLDIFGRDHYYLEIQNHGLPEEATVRQELRRLAQKHGIKLVATNDLHYIRKEDASGQDILLCIQTNTRYLDPQRMRFNNDSYYLKSREEMEELFPEDQEALDNTLEIAERCNVQLEFGHLLLPEFPLPPGETMDGYLRKLCEEGFPSRYPEDDGTARKRMEYELGIIRQMGYSGYFLIVWDFINYSRRHDIPVGPGRGSAAGSIVAYLTGITSIDPLKYNLIFERFLNPERVSMPDIDTDICYVKRHLVVDYLARKYGESHVAQIITFGTLAAKAAVKDVGRAMDIPLNVVNQVNKLIPNTPGTTLKGALEGSRELRELRDGDPSIAQLLDFAQKVEGMPRHTSTHAAGVVITPGELTDYVPLQITSSSDDEHEYICTQYDKDRSESLGLLKMDLLGLRTLTVIDDALKMIKKNQGTEVDIRTIDLHDPKTCRMLCKGDTAAVFQMESDGMTRLMKQLAPEGFEDLIPLVALYRPGPLGSGMAEDFIAGRHGRRTAQVLHPLMEPIVADTYGVILYQEQVMQIVSALGGFTLGEADILRRAMGKKKAKLLDSMKEKFLDGAQKLHGISRELGSEIFALLQHFAGYGFNKSHSAAYALVAYHTAWLKANYPVEYMAAFLNSIITVADKVSWYIGVCRDMGIQVLPPDINTSEAGFSVDGHTIRFGLGAIKSVGDAAVTVILEERKKRGPFRDFFDFTRRVDLSKVNKRVVEALIKCGSMNGFGLRRSQLLAIMDPALEAAASEQRDRITGQLGLFGEEDIASANTIPIPNLPEIPKAEILRLERELIGFYVTGHPLDAYRNALRRLTPLIRCTEENYKDGERIAVGGIITDLRLRSTKNGDRMASFVLEDLTGSLTVIAFPRAYAASRANIDKDRIVMIQGILKLDEEQARIFANRVEPLQEAAKEVHLHIRPGKNTQAVQQQLGGIFAAFHGKNPVYLHVADTKKVIRTNPRFWVDLDAPGFADAIERVLGKGSMEW; this is translated from the coding sequence ATGAACCAATTCGTCCATTTACATACCCATACCCAATACAGCCTCCTGGATGGGTCCTGCCGGATCCCGGAACTGGTCCAGTACGCCAAGGAACTGGGCATGCCCGCCCTGGCCATTACGGACCATGGGGTCATGTACGGGGTCATCGAATTCTACCAGGAATGTGAAAAAGCCGGCATCAAACCCATCATCGGCTGCGAAGTGTACATCACTTCCGGTTCCCATCTGGATAAAAGCCTGGAAACCCGGAGCAAGCTGTACCACCTGATCCTCCTGGCCGAAAACCGCACCGGCTACCAGAACCTGATGAAACTGGTGTCCATCGGCGAAGTGGAGGGCTTCTACTACAAACCCCGGATCGACAAGGACGTGCTCCGCCGGTACAGCGAAGGGCTCATCTGTCTGTCCGCCTGCATCGCCGGGGAAGTGCCCCGTCACATCCTCCGGGGTGAACTGGAAACCGCCGAAAAGACCATGCTGGAATACCTGGACATTTTCGGCCGGGACCATTACTACCTGGAAATCCAGAACCACGGGCTGCCGGAAGAAGCCACTGTCCGCCAGGAACTCCGCCGGCTGGCCCAAAAGCACGGCATCAAACTGGTGGCCACCAACGACCTCCATTACATCCGCAAGGAAGACGCCTCCGGCCAGGACATCCTGCTGTGCATCCAGACCAACACCCGGTACCTGGATCCCCAGCGGATGCGGTTCAACAACGATTCCTACTACCTGAAGAGCCGGGAAGAGATGGAAGAACTGTTCCCGGAAGATCAGGAAGCCCTGGACAACACCCTGGAGATTGCAGAGCGGTGCAATGTGCAGCTGGAATTCGGCCATCTGCTGCTGCCGGAATTTCCCCTGCCTCCGGGAGAGACCATGGACGGTTACCTGCGGAAACTCTGCGAAGAGGGGTTTCCCTCCCGGTATCCGGAGGACGACGGCACCGCCCGGAAACGGATGGAATACGAGCTGGGCATCATCAGACAGATGGGGTATTCCGGCTATTTCCTCATTGTGTGGGATTTCATCAACTACAGCCGGCGCCACGACATCCCGGTGGGCCCCGGCAGAGGCAGCGCCGCCGGAAGTATCGTGGCTTACCTGACCGGGATCACCAGCATCGACCCGCTGAAATACAACCTGATCTTTGAACGGTTCCTGAATCCGGAACGGGTGAGCATGCCCGATATCGATACGGATATCTGCTATGTGAAGCGCCATCTGGTGGTGGATTACCTGGCCCGGAAATATGGGGAAAGCCATGTGGCCCAGATCATCACCTTCGGGACCCTGGCCGCCAAAGCCGCCGTCAAGGACGTGGGCCGGGCCATGGACATCCCCCTGAACGTGGTGAACCAGGTGAACAAGCTGATTCCCAATACCCCCGGGACCACCCTGAAAGGCGCCCTGGAAGGCAGCCGGGAACTTCGGGAACTCCGGGACGGGGATCCCAGCATCGCCCAGCTGCTGGACTTTGCCCAGAAAGTGGAAGGGATGCCCCGGCACACTTCCACCCATGCAGCAGGGGTGGTGATCACCCCTGGGGAACTGACGGACTATGTGCCCCTCCAGATCACCTCCAGCAGCGACGACGAACATGAATACATCTGCACCCAGTACGACAAGGACCGGTCCGAAAGCCTGGGGCTTTTGAAGATGGATCTTCTGGGGCTCCGGACCCTCACCGTCATCGACGATGCCCTGAAGATGATCAAAAAGAACCAGGGGACGGAGGTGGATATCCGGACCATCGATCTCCACGATCCCAAAACCTGCCGGATGCTCTGTAAGGGGGATACGGCGGCGGTGTTCCAGATGGAAAGCGACGGCATGACCCGGCTGATGAAACAGCTGGCTCCGGAAGGGTTCGAGGATCTGATCCCTCTGGTGGCCCTGTACCGGCCCGGGCCCCTGGGCAGCGGCATGGCCGAAGACTTCATCGCCGGCCGTCACGGCAGACGTACGGCCCAGGTGCTCCATCCCCTGATGGAACCCATTGTGGCCGACACCTACGGGGTCATCCTCTACCAGGAACAGGTGATGCAGATCGTATCCGCCCTGGGGGGATTCACCCTGGGGGAAGCAGACATCCTGCGCCGGGCCATGGGGAAAAAGAAGGCCAAGCTGCTGGATTCCATGAAGGAAAAATTCCTGGACGGCGCCCAGAAACTCCACGGCATCAGCCGGGAACTGGGCAGCGAGATCTTTGCCCTGCTCCAGCATTTTGCCGGGTACGGGTTCAACAAATCCCATTCTGCGGCCTATGCTCTGGTGGCCTACCACACCGCCTGGCTGAAGGCCAACTACCCAGTGGAATACATGGCCGCCTTCCTGAACAGCATCATCACCGTGGCGGACAAGGTGAGCTGGTACATCGGGGTGTGCCGGGACATGGGCATCCAGGTACTGCCTCCGGACATCAATACCAGTGAAGCCGGGTTTTCCGTGGACGGCCACACCATCCGCTTCGGTCTGGGGGCCATCAAAAGCGTGGGGGATGCGGCGGTCACCGTGATCCTGGAGGAACGGAAGAAACGGGGGCCCTTCAGGGACTTCTTTGACTTCACCCGCCGGGTGGACCTGTCCAAGGTGAACAAGCGGGTGGTGGAAGCCCTGATCAAATGCGGTTCCATGAACGGATTCGGCCTGCGCCGGAGCCAGCTGCTGGCCATTATGGACCCGGCCCTGGAAGCGGCGGCCAGTGAACAGCGGGACCGGATCACCGGCCAGCTGGGCCTCTTTGGAGAAGAGGACATCGCCAGTGCCAACACCATTCCCATCCCCAACCTGCCGGAAATCCCCAAAGCTGAGATCCTCCGGCTGGAACGGGAACTGATCGGGTTCTATGTTACCGGTCATCCCCTGGATGCTTACCGGAACGCCCTCCGCCGGCTCACCCCCCTAATCCGCTGCACGGAGGAAAACTACAAGGATGGGGAACGGATTGCCGTGGGAGGCATCATCACCGATCTCCGGCTCCGCTCCACCAAAAACGGGGACCGGATGGCCTCCTTTGTGCTGGAAGACCTGACCGGCAGCCTGACGGTGATCGCCTTTCCCCGGGCCTATGCCGCCAGCCGGGCCAACATCGACAAGGACCGGATCGTGATGATCCAGGGCATCCTGAAGCTGGACGAGGAGCAGGCCAGGATCTTTGCCAACCGGGTGGAGCCCCTCCAGGAAGCAGCCAAAGAAGTCCATCTCCACATCAGGCCGGGGAAGAACACCCAGGCGGTCCAGCAGCAGCTGGGGGGCATTTTCGCCGCCTTCCACGGCAAGAACCCCGTATACCTCCACGTGGCCGACACCAAAAAAGTCATCCGGACCAATCCCCGTTTCTGGGTGGATCTGGATGCCCCCGGCTTCGCCGATGCCATCGAACGGGTGCTGGGGAAGGGGAGCATGGAATGGTAG
- a CDS encoding electron transfer flavoprotein subunit beta/FixA family protein — protein MNIVVCVKQVPDTAEMKIDPVTNNLVRDGVTNIMNPYDQYALETALQLKDELGAHVTVITMGPPHAESVLRDCLAVGADEAKLVSDRAFGGADTLATSAAMANTIKHFGVPDLILCGRQAIDGDTAQVGPEIAEHLGLPQVTAALKVQVKDDTVVVDRDNEQMSMTFTMKMPCVVTVMRSKDLRFASIRGKMKARKAEIPVYTAAALEIPLDIIGKAGSPTQVMKSFTPKVTQVHGEIFDDEDPAVAVDKLVNKLIEDKIITK, from the coding sequence ATGAACATCGTTGTATGTGTTAAACAGGTACCGGATACCGCTGAAATGAAGATCGATCCGGTTACCAACAACCTCGTCAGAGATGGTGTAACCAATATTATGAACCCCTATGACCAGTACGCTCTGGAAACTGCCCTGCAGCTGAAAGATGAACTGGGCGCTCATGTAACCGTCATCACCATGGGGCCGCCTCATGCAGAATCTGTCCTGAGAGACTGCCTGGCTGTAGGCGCTGATGAAGCCAAACTGGTCAGCGACAGAGCTTTCGGCGGTGCTGATACCCTGGCTACTTCCGCTGCCATGGCCAACACCATCAAACATTTCGGCGTTCCTGATCTGATCCTCTGCGGCCGTCAGGCAATCGATGGGGATACCGCTCAGGTCGGTCCTGAAATCGCTGAACATCTGGGTCTGCCCCAGGTCACCGCTGCCCTGAAAGTTCAGGTCAAAGATGACACCGTAGTAGTGGACAGAGACAATGAACAAATGTCCATGACCTTCACCATGAAGATGCCCTGCGTGGTTACCGTAATGCGCAGCAAAGATCTGCGTTTTGCCAGCATTAGAGGCAAGATGAAAGCCAGAAAGGCTGAAATCCCTGTCTACACTGCTGCCGCCCTGGAAATTCCTCTGGACATCATCGGCAAGGCCGGCTCTCCGACTCAGGTTATGAAGAGCTTCACTCCGAAAGTGACCCAGGTACACGGTGAAATCTTCGACGATGAAGATCCTGCTGTGGCAGTCGATAAGTTGGTTAACAAACTGATCGAAGACAAGATTATTACGAAGTGA